The following coding sequences lie in one Phragmites australis chromosome 8, lpPhrAust1.1, whole genome shotgun sequence genomic window:
- the LOC133925967 gene encoding zealexin A1 synthase-like — protein MEDHYFISLGLALVSLLVVLARRRRSPVHGHGLRLPPGPWQLPVIGSLHHIAGQLPHRAMRDLARRHGPVMLLRIGEVPTLVVSSREAAREVMKTHDTAFASRPLSATVRVLTSGGRDIIFAPYGDHWRQLRKIAITELLSARRVLSFRAIREEEVATMLRACAAAAAGTRPVEMRARLSALVADATVRAVIGDRCKDRDVFLRALDRSIQLSAGFNPADLWPSSWLVVRLSGAVRHAEKCRDTVYEILDGIIMEHLERMNKGGAGEAEDLLDVLLKIQKDGGLQIPLDMDVIKAVIFDIFGAGSETSATTLEWAMAELIRNPKAMQRATAEVRRAFRAHGSVREHELGELPYLHLVIRETFRLHTPLPLLLPRESQEPCRVLGYDVPRGTTVLVNVWALGRDERYWPDDPEEFRPERFEVGEAAAVDFKGTDFELLPFGAGRRMCPGMAFGLANLELALASLLFHFDWEVPVVVDPAGLDMTEAFGITARRKANLLLCPILRVPVPGV, from the exons ATGGAAGACCACTACTTCATCTCTCTCGGCTTGGCTCTGGTGTCGCTGCTCGTCGTGCTCGCCAGGCGCCGGCGGTCCCCGGTGCACGGGCACGGGCTGCGGCTGCCGCCGGGGCCGTGGCAGCTGCCGGTCATCGGCAGCCTGCACCACATCGCCGGCCAGCTCCCGCACCGCGCGATGCGGGACCTGGCGCGGCGCCACGGGCCGGTGATGCTGCTCCGGATCGGCGAGGTGCCCACGCTGGTGGTGTCGTCCCGGGAGGCGGCGCGAGAGGTGATGAAGACACATGACACCGCGTTCGCGTCGCGGCCGCTGAGCGCCACGGTGCGCGTGCTCACCAGCGGCGGCCGGGACATCATCTTCGCGCCCTACGGGGACCACTGGCGCCAGCTCCGCAAGATCGCCATCACGGAGCTCCTCAGCGCGCGCCGGGTGCTCTCCTTCCGCGCCATccgcgaggaggaggtcgccacCATGCTGCGCGCGTgcgccgctgccgcggcgggCACGCGCCCCGTGGAGATGCGCGCGCGGCTGTCCGCGCTCGTGGCGGACGCCACGGTGCGCGCCGTGATCGGCGACCGTTGCAAGGACCGCGACGTGTTCCTGCGGGCGCTCGACCGCTCCATCCAGCTCTCGGCCGGGTTCAACCCGGCCGACCTGTGGCCGTCCTCCTGGCTCGTTGTCCGGCTCAGCGGCGCCGTGCGCCACGCCGAGAAGTGCCGTGACACGGTTTACGAGATCCTCGACGGCATCATCATGGAGCATCTGGAGAGGATGAACAAAGGCGGTGCCGGCGAGGCCGAGGACCTTCTCGACGTGCTGCTGAAGATACAGAAGGACGGCGGCCTGCAGATCCCGCTCGACATGGACGTCATCAAAGCCGTTATCTTT GACATCTTCGGTGCCGGCAGCGAGACGTCGGCGACGACGCTggagtgggccatggcggagcTCATCCGGAACCCGAAGGCCATGCAGCGTGCGACGGCCGAGGTGCGGCGCGCCTTCAGGGCGCACGGATCGGTGCGCGAGCACGAGCTCGGAGAGCTCCCGTACCTGCACCTCGTCATCCGGGAGACGTTCCGGCTGCACACGCCCCTGCCGCTGCTGCTCCCGCGGGAGTCTCAGGAGCCGTGTCGCGTGCTCGGGTACGACGTGCCGCGGGGCACGACGGTGCTGGTGAACGTCTGGGCGCTGGGCCGCGACGAGCGGTACTGGCCCGACGACCCCGAGGAGTTCCGGCCGGAGCGGTTCGAGGTCGGCGAGGCCGCAGCGGTGGATTTCAAGGGCACCGACTTCGAGCTCCTGCCTTTCGGCGCTGGCCGGAGGATGTGCCCCGGGATGGCGTTCGGCCTCGCCAACCTCGAGCTCGCGCTCGCCAGCCTCCTGTTCCACTTCGACTGGGAGGTGCCCGTCGTGGTCGACCCGGCCGGGCTCGACATGACCGAGGCGTTCGGCATCACCGCGCGCCGGAAGGCCAACCTCCTGCTCTGTCCCATCCTCCGGGTGCCCGTGCCCGGCGTCTAG